GCGAAAGGCATGGCCGACCTCAAGAAGATCGTCGCTGAATGCGCGGGCCAAGGGCAGTAGCTGAGTTCGTACTTCGTCGCTAACTTTGGATAACGCATTAAATATGTCTCCCGCGACCTGCAGCCAGATACTTCGGGTGGCCTTGTCCATCTGACCCCGCACCGCGGCCAGCCGTCCCAAGGCATCCAGCACCAGGCGGGCCTGCGGCTCGTCGAGTTCCTCGCCGTCGAAGTCGCCCGCGTAGTAATTCTGCTGCGGCGGCACGCCTGCGAGTATGGTTCTACGCATCGCATCGAGCAGCAGCCGCATGCGGCCTGCCACTCCCTGCACTACGTTCGCCGCCGCAAACTGGAACGAAATGCTTTGCTCGCATAACCAGGCCAAGCCCGGCATGTCTTGATCGCCGTGGGCCTCGTCCTCCAAGGGAGAAAACTGGATGCTCGCGGCGAAGATACGGTAGAGGCTCTGCAGCTCTGCCCGGCGGGAAAATCCTACGGGCGCCTGCTCGTACAGGCGCCAGAGCAGGTCATCGACCGATGCCATGCGCAGCCCAGGCTGCCCAACGTAGATTTGGCACGGCCCTTGCCCCAGAATCTTAAGGTAGGTGCCAAACCAGTGCGTGCCCTCATCGGCGAAACGCATCAAGCACTGCACAGCGAGCGACAAATGTGCCTCTATGTTCTCGGCTGCAGCCGACAGGGCACAAACTACACGACGAAGCCCTTCGCAGGCGTTGTCAGCAAAGGGCTCCGGGAACTGCTCCAGCAGGTCGGCGTAGTCTTCGCCCGCGGTGTACTCGAGCATCCATATGAAAGCCCAGCCTCGCGGTGTCAAACGTTGTTGAACGGCCCCTTCCGACTCATCTACAGGCAGGGCGACCAGTTCGCTTTCACTGGGACTCTGGAGTCGAAGAAGCGGCTCTGCGGCCGAAACGTGGTTTCCGGGACCTGCCTGTATGAGGTTGAGTTCATGCCGCAATACGTCAACGAGCGCGTGTCCAGCGGCATCGAGAGCGCCGCTCTGTTTCGCGGCGGTATAGGCGTTACTTAGGACGAGAGGCAAGTTCGCGAGGGCGGACAGCGCTTGCTGCTCGGCAACGGTTAGCTCTTCCCCGGGATTTTCCTGAGCGCGCAGCAACCGCAGCGCCCGCGCGCGAAGTTTTCGGAGCCACTCGATGTTCGTCGCTTCACTGCAGGCTCGTGAGAGTCGATGCAGCGCTTGCGCGCAGTCCTCAATAGACCAGTTCAGGCTGTCTATGTAGATGTCGAATTCGGGCAACGTATGCAATGACTCAACCCGTACGGCGAGTTGCTTCAGTGCCGTCTCTAGCTCCTCGCGGGCCTCTTTTGCCAAGTCGTAACGCGATTGCACCCCGGGCGGATAGAGAGCAAGGATTTGGAGGCGTAACAACCACACCTGCGCCGATTGGCGATCGTCCTCATGAATCGCTGTCAAGGGGATCTGGGCAAGCGCAAGAGCATCGGTCCATGCTTTGTTCTCTATGTGCGCTCGAGCAAGAGACTGGATGTGCGCCAAGCGCCAGCGTTGCGGCACGCCAGCGGATTCGACGGCAACGACATTCGACTTCGCGATGAGCGAAGGAGGCGGGCGCTTTTTCTTAGACTTCTTCGTCACGCCCCCTCCTCCATGCGTCCCCTGCCCCAACTGACGCGGTGCGCCGCGTAGCTTCCCATATCGGGCGGTGCAACGACGGCCTCGGGGAAAACGGGTGGCACCACGCCGACATACATCTCTGACCCCAGCTCTTATAGCTTCTCTTTAGCGCCATCACCGAGTGCCCCACATGCGGCTGGGGTGAGAAAGCTGCCGAAGGTGGCGTCGTTCTCTGGTGCGCATCGAAGCGGCTTGCGTACCGGAGAGCAGCCAAGGGGGGCGATGACGGGCGCCGACGTGCCCTGCACCCGGCTCTAACTGGCCGTGATCGTAAGTAGAAGAAACTAAGCTTGTCAACTGCCTCAGGGGCTGAGGGTGCCGCCTTCGCTTATTGCGCAGCGGCCGGCGGGCCTGAACGGCGCCCGCCGCTGCGCTTGCCCATGGTGCTCAGTATTGCGTCAAGTTGCTTCTCCTTGGCAGTCAGCCGCGCCGTGAGTTCGGCGATTTCCTTCGCATGTTGGGTTTGCAGGGATGCGGCGGCGGCCGTCGTTGCCTGAGCTTTTTCTTCCATGGCCTGCA
The sequence above is a segment of the Bordetella genomosp. 9 genome. Coding sequences within it:
- a CDS encoding DUF2726 domain-containing protein, which produces MTKKSKKKRPPPSLIAKSNVVAVESAGVPQRWRLAHIQSLARAHIENKAWTDALALAQIPLTAIHEDDRQSAQVWLLRLQILALYPPGVQSRYDLAKEAREELETALKQLAVRVESLHTLPEFDIYIDSLNWSIEDCAQALHRLSRACSEATNIEWLRKLRARALRLLRAQENPGEELTVAEQQALSALANLPLVLSNAYTAAKQSGALDAAGHALVDVLRHELNLIQAGPGNHVSAAEPLLRLQSPSESELVALPVDESEGAVQQRLTPRGWAFIWMLEYTAGEDYADLLEQFPEPFADNACEGLRRVVCALSAAAENIEAHLSLAVQCLMRFADEGTHWFGTYLKILGQGPCQIYVGQPGLRMASVDDLLWRLYEQAPVGFSRRAELQSLYRIFAASIQFSPLEDEAHGDQDMPGLAWLCEQSISFQFAAANVVQGVAGRMRLLLDAMRRTILAGVPPQQNYYAGDFDGEELDEPQARLVLDALGRLAAVRGQMDKATRSIWLQVAGDIFNALSKVSDEVRTQLLPLARAFSDDLLEVGHAFRLAYLEQVVGDPQSALSYYLIDIETAEPLSEVGMNNAKLLWARSSDLEQIQSFLDKLQEQVTRSSRADVVKQLLADAKARLATLNKRDQFERTAVSRWPSLTAPARKLLTVFASIKTYKGLAEVAEYAGMELTWAKRHYDKLVDLGMLLVTDTTFRVNPHIAPLLEREAQHAVIGRIVRAQGTSAVKQVFNSQREFSIYQVLVQLCPNHLVFPNCSLQSIMSYERMKELVSEDDFGYYLRASVDIVVVSSTMYLPMLAIEVDSVWHDTERQQRNDDKKDRLFAAAGIPFIRLRPVGSPSENTIRAQVAQHVDELVRSLRADLPGYEQARGLLEDLSCVRT